One stretch of Deltaproteobacteria bacterium DNA includes these proteins:
- a CDS encoding alanine--glyoxylate aminotransferase family protein translates to MSLIPPSKVFPPPERLLLGPGPSQVHPRVLAALGLPLVGHLDPAFVALMDETKRMLREVFGTTNGLTIPISGTGSAGLEAAIVNLVEPGDEVVVGVNGVFGTRLTDVAERAGATVVRAEAPWGEVVPAGTIAAALGRARKPRLLVLVHAETSTGAWQPLEEASRLAHEHGALFVIDCVTSLGGCPVDVDRMGVDAAYSGTQKCLSCPPGLSPVTFGPRAVERLRARTHKVQSWYLDLTMLEKYWGEERVYHHTAPISMNYALYEALRVVLEEGLDARFARHRRNHEALVAGLEALGLAMAVAPERRLWMLSSVRIPAGVDDAAVRRALLEEDRIEIGGGLGPLKGQTWRIGLMGESSTDASVRRLLTALGRVLPRHGFGCDAGVALAAADRVYGAA, encoded by the coding sequence ATGTCCCTCATCCCGCCCTCCAAGGTCTTTCCGCCGCCCGAGCGCTTGCTGCTCGGCCCTGGTCCGAGCCAGGTCCATCCGCGCGTCCTGGCCGCCCTCGGCCTACCGCTTGTCGGCCACCTCGACCCGGCGTTCGTGGCCCTCATGGACGAGACCAAGCGCATGCTGCGCGAGGTCTTCGGCACGACGAACGGGCTCACGATCCCGATCTCGGGAACCGGCAGCGCCGGGCTCGAAGCGGCGATCGTGAACCTGGTCGAGCCCGGCGACGAGGTCGTGGTCGGCGTGAACGGCGTGTTCGGCACGCGCCTCACCGACGTCGCGGAGCGCGCGGGCGCGACCGTCGTGCGCGCGGAGGCTCCCTGGGGCGAGGTCGTGCCGGCCGGGACGATCGCGGCGGCGCTCGGCCGCGCGAGAAAGCCGCGGCTCTTGGTCCTCGTGCACGCCGAGACGTCGACCGGCGCATGGCAGCCGCTGGAAGAGGCGAGCCGGCTCGCGCACGAGCACGGCGCGCTGTTCGTGATCGACTGCGTGACGTCGCTCGGCGGATGCCCCGTCGACGTCGACCGGATGGGAGTCGATGCGGCCTACTCGGGCACGCAGAAGTGCCTGAGCTGCCCGCCGGGACTCTCACCGGTCACGTTCGGCCCGCGCGCCGTCGAGCGCCTGCGCGCCCGCACGCACAAGGTCCAGAGCTGGTACCTCGACCTCACGATGCTCGAGAAATACTGGGGCGAGGAGCGCGTGTACCATCACACGGCGCCCATCAGCATGAACTACGCGCTCTACGAAGCACTGCGCGTCGTGCTGGAGGAAGGGCTCGACGCGCGCTTCGCGCGCCACCGCCGCAACCACGAGGCGCTGGTGGCCGGTCTCGAAGCGCTCGGCCTCGCGATGGCGGTCGCGCCGGAGCGGCGGCTCTGGATGTTGAGCAGCGTCCGCATTCCGGCCGGCGTCGACGACGCGGCCGTGCGCCGCGCGCTGCTCGAGGAGGATCGCATCGAGATCGGCGGCGGGCTCGGTCCGCTGAAGGGCCAGACCTGGCGCATCGGCCTCATGGGCGAGTCGAGCACCGACGCGAGCGTGCGGCGGTTGCTGACCGCTCTCGGACGCGTGCTGCCCCGACACGGATTCGGGTGCGATGCCGGGGTCGCTCTGGCGGCCGCCGACCGGGTCTACGGAGCGGCGTAG
- a CDS encoding murein transglycosylase A produces the protein MQRVVPWVATVLLLSVAACGPTGRAPGASLRRLAAAPAFVDDGDRASLAAAVGESVRYFARLPADRPLAFGPTTYTAGEMRAALEGVAELLTRAPSAAELAVELGRRFDVYRVAPPGGVTFTGYYLPILPARATRDARFRVPVLGRPSDLVTASLADFGAPCACREQVVGRVVGGALAPYFTRAEIDAGAARGGSVLAWIDDPVGLFFLQIQGSGVLVFPDGTRRTIGFAASNGRPYTSIGRVLVDRGELTLDQASMAGIREWLRIHPEEEARLLQTNARYVFFRTLDGPPLGSLGVPVTTGRTIATDPMVFPPGALAFISVPEAGPGVALSRLVLNQDAGAAIRGAGRVDVYFGDATDAAAIAGRLRSAGDLYFFAPRAPRAR, from the coding sequence GTGCAGCGGGTCGTCCCGTGGGTCGCGACCGTGCTGCTGTTGAGCGTCGCCGCCTGCGGGCCGACCGGGCGCGCTCCGGGCGCGTCGCTTCGCCGCCTTGCGGCGGCCCCGGCCTTCGTGGACGACGGGGATCGGGCGAGCCTCGCGGCGGCGGTCGGAGAAAGCGTCCGCTACTTCGCCCGCCTGCCGGCGGACCGTCCGCTCGCCTTCGGGCCGACGACCTACACCGCCGGGGAGATGCGCGCCGCGTTGGAAGGCGTCGCCGAGCTCTTGACCCGCGCGCCCTCGGCCGCCGAGCTCGCCGTCGAGCTCGGACGGCGATTCGACGTCTACCGGGTGGCGCCGCCCGGCGGCGTGACCTTCACCGGCTACTACCTCCCGATCCTGCCGGCGCGCGCGACTCGCGACGCGCGCTTCCGCGTACCGGTGCTCGGACGCCCCTCGGATCTCGTGACGGCGTCGCTCGCCGACTTCGGGGCCCCGTGCGCCTGTCGCGAGCAGGTCGTCGGCCGCGTCGTCGGCGGGGCGCTCGCGCCCTATTTCACGCGCGCCGAGATCGACGCCGGCGCCGCCCGCGGCGGATCCGTGCTGGCGTGGATCGACGACCCGGTCGGGCTCTTCTTCCTCCAGATCCAGGGATCGGGGGTGCTCGTCTTCCCCGACGGGACCCGTCGCACGATCGGCTTCGCGGCCTCGAACGGTCGGCCGTACACGAGCATCGGACGCGTCCTGGTCGACCGCGGCGAGCTCACGCTCGATCAAGCGTCCATGGCGGGCATCCGCGAATGGCTCCGCATCCACCCCGAGGAGGAGGCGAGACTGCTCCAGACGAACGCGCGCTACGTCTTCTTCCGCACGCTCGACGGGCCGCCGCTCGGGAGTCTCGGTGTCCCGGTCACGACCGGCCGCACGATCGCCACCGACCCGATGGTCTTCCCGCCGGGCGCGCTCGCCTTCATCTCCGTCCCCGAAGCGGGGCCGGGCGTCGCCTTGTCCCGGTTGGTCCTGAACCAGGACGCCGGCGCCGCAATCCGCGGCGCCGGCCGCGTCGACGTCTATTTCGGCGACGCCACCGACGCGGCGGCGATCGCCGGGCGCCTGCGTTCGGCAGGCGACCTCTATTTCTTCGCCCCGCGAGCTCCGCGCGCGCGCTGA
- a CDS encoding FAD-binding protein: protein MDLARTRAEQQALGRRKDLGGRDEGHHGPRGASRLARAGRHVRCLLWYRRVVSTSIAPSPVLARELAAIVGPEGVVADLAARTVYECDGYTLARAVPDLVVLPRSTDETARVLRAAWRAGVPFVPRGAGTGLSGGCLAAPARLVVCTSRMRTVRAIDVPNRRMTVEAGVVNAEVSRAVREAGLYYAPDPSSQNACTIGGNVAENSGGPHTLKYGVTTNHVLAVELVLPDGEVVPLGDGVDDGLGYDLTGVVCGAEGTMGIVTAATLRLMPLPESVVTMLAVFATVAEATATVSAIIAAGIVPAALEMMDRTIVAAVEAAFRVGFPTDAGAVLIIEIDGDAAGLPAAAERIEGLCRRHGAREVRRAAGEAERAVLWKSRKRAFGAVGRLSPSYCTQDGVVPRTRLPEILVRIAAVAARYGLRIGNVFHAGDGNIHPIVLYDERDPEEAARALAAGRDILRACLELGGSVTGEHGIGVEKMTELALAFGPDDLALMRRVRGVFDPEERANPGKIFPTPGGCVEQRAPRRRAAL, encoded by the coding sequence ATGGACCTGGCTCGGACCAGGGCCGAGCAGCAAGCGCTCGGGCGGCGGAAAGACCTTGGAGGGCGGGATGAGGGACATCATGGACCTCGTGGGGCGTCGCGACTCGCGCGCGCCGGGCGGCACGTTCGGTGCTTATTGTGGTATCGTCGCGTGGTGTCAACGTCGATCGCGCCATCGCCCGTGTTGGCGCGGGAGCTCGCCGCGATCGTGGGCCCCGAGGGCGTGGTCGCCGACCTCGCGGCGCGAACCGTCTACGAGTGCGATGGATACACCCTCGCGCGCGCCGTTCCGGATCTCGTCGTGCTCCCGCGGTCGACCGACGAGACCGCGCGCGTGCTGCGGGCTGCGTGGCGGGCGGGCGTGCCGTTCGTGCCGCGCGGCGCGGGCACCGGGCTCTCGGGGGGATGCCTCGCGGCTCCGGCGCGGCTCGTCGTCTGCACGAGCCGGATGCGGACCGTCCGCGCGATCGACGTCCCGAACCGGCGCATGACCGTGGAGGCCGGCGTCGTGAACGCGGAGGTGTCGCGCGCCGTGCGGGAGGCCGGTCTGTACTACGCGCCCGATCCGTCGAGCCAGAACGCGTGTACGATCGGGGGCAACGTCGCCGAGAACTCGGGCGGACCACACACCTTGAAGTACGGCGTGACGACCAATCACGTCCTGGCCGTGGAGCTCGTGCTGCCGGACGGCGAGGTCGTGCCGCTCGGCGACGGCGTCGACGACGGCCTCGGCTACGACCTGACCGGCGTCGTGTGCGGCGCCGAGGGTACGATGGGGATCGTGACGGCGGCGACGCTGCGGTTGATGCCGCTGCCGGAGTCCGTCGTGACGATGCTCGCGGTCTTCGCGACGGTGGCCGAAGCGACCGCGACGGTGTCGGCGATCATCGCGGCCGGCATCGTTCCCGCCGCCCTCGAGATGATGGACCGGACGATCGTCGCGGCCGTAGAAGCGGCCTTTCGCGTCGGGTTTCCGACCGATGCCGGAGCCGTGCTCATCATCGAGATCGACGGCGACGCCGCCGGGCTCCCCGCGGCGGCGGAGCGGATCGAGGGTCTCTGCCGCCGACACGGCGCGCGCGAGGTCCGGCGGGCGGCCGGCGAAGCGGAGCGCGCCGTCCTCTGGAAGAGCCGCAAGCGCGCGTTCGGCGCGGTCGGTCGCTTGTCCCCGAGCTATTGCACGCAGGACGGCGTCGTGCCGCGGACGCGGCTGCCGGAGATCCTCGTCCGCATCGCGGCCGTGGCGGCGCGCTACGGCCTCCGCATCGGCAACGTGTTCCACGCCGGCGACGGCAACATCCATCCGATCGTGCTCTACGACGAACGCGACCCGGAGGAGGCAGCGCGCGCCCTCGCGGCGGGACGCGACATCCTGCGCGCATGTCTCGAGCTCGGCGGCAGCGTGACGGGCGAGCACGGCATCGGGGTCGAGAAGATGACCGAGCTCGCCCTCGCGTTCGGCCCCGACGATCTCGCGCTCATGCGGCGCGTGCGCGGCGTCTTCGATCCCGAGGAGCGCGCCAACCCGGGGAAGATCTTCCCGACCCCGGGCGGGTGCGTCGAGCAGCGCGCCCCGCGCCGGCGGGCCGCCCTGTGA
- a CDS encoding thiolase family protein, translating to MGDAYLLSAVRTPIGGFRGTLSQRTAPELGAVVLRAAVERAQVPPEDVEQVIMGNVIAAGLGQAPARQAGLGAGLPRGHGALTVNKVCGSGLMAVALAAQSIRLGEADVVAAGGMESMSRAPYLVPRARDGQRLGHGALLDAMILDGLWDPYNDFHMGSAAEGCARDRAIDREAQDGYAVESYRRAQAAVAAGAFADEIVPVEVPGRGGPVSVREDEEPSRVAFDRIASLRPSFARDGTITAANASTLADGAAALVVASESAAARYGGRARARIVATAVAGRAPAEFPIAPVDAIRKVVDRAGLRLSDIDLFEINEAFAVVALAAIRALDLDPAAVNVHGGAIALGHPIGASGARVLATLLGALDERHARFGLATLCLGGGEAIAMIVEGQR from the coding sequence ATGGGTGACGCCTACCTACTGAGCGCCGTGCGAACGCCGATCGGAGGTTTCCGCGGCACGCTCTCACAACGTACCGCCCCCGAACTCGGCGCCGTCGTCCTCCGTGCGGCCGTCGAGCGCGCGCAGGTTCCGCCCGAGGACGTCGAGCAGGTGATCATGGGCAACGTGATCGCGGCCGGCCTCGGACAGGCGCCGGCGCGACAAGCCGGCCTCGGTGCCGGGCTGCCGCGCGGCCATGGAGCGCTCACCGTGAACAAGGTATGCGGCTCGGGCCTGATGGCGGTGGCGCTGGCGGCGCAGTCGATCCGCCTCGGCGAAGCCGACGTCGTCGCGGCCGGCGGCATGGAGAGCATGTCGCGCGCGCCCTACCTCGTTCCGCGGGCGCGCGACGGCCAGCGTCTCGGCCACGGGGCGCTCCTCGACGCGATGATCCTCGACGGTCTGTGGGATCCGTACAACGACTTCCACATGGGGAGCGCGGCGGAGGGGTGCGCCCGCGATCGAGCCATCGACCGCGAAGCCCAGGACGGCTACGCGGTCGAGAGCTACCGACGGGCGCAAGCCGCGGTCGCCGCCGGCGCGTTCGCCGACGAGATCGTCCCGGTCGAGGTGCCGGGTCGCGGCGGGCCGGTCTCCGTCCGCGAGGACGAGGAGCCGAGCCGCGTCGCCTTCGACCGCATCGCGAGCCTCCGCCCGAGCTTCGCGAGAGACGGGACGATCACCGCCGCGAACGCGTCGACGCTCGCCGACGGCGCGGCCGCCCTCGTGGTCGCGAGCGAGTCGGCAGCGGCCCGCTACGGTGGCCGAGCGCGTGCCCGCATCGTCGCGACGGCGGTCGCGGGGCGCGCGCCCGCCGAGTTCCCGATCGCACCCGTCGACGCCATCCGCAAGGTCGTCGATCGTGCGGGCCTTCGCCTTTCGGACATCGACCTCTTCGAGATCAACGAAGCGTTCGCGGTCGTCGCGCTCGCCGCCATCCGCGCGCTCGATCTCGACCCCGCGGCCGTCAACGTCCACGGCGGCGCGATCGCCCTCGGGCATCCGATCGGCGCGAGCGGCGCGCGCGTGCTGGCGACGCTGCTCGGCGCGCTCGACGAGCGTCATGCCCGTTTCGGGCTCGCGACGCTCTGCCTCGGCGGCGGCGAAGCGATCGCCATGATCGTCGAAGGCCAGCGCTGA